The region TATTGGGTCTTAAACCTTGAACTTTAAACAAATAATTATGTTTCGATCGCACACAAACGGAGAATTATCTCTTCAACATCTTAATGAAGAAGTTACACTTTCAGGATGGGTACAAACTATCCGTGATAAAGGATTTATGATTTGGATAGATCTTCGAGATCGTTACGGAATTACACAGTTGGTTTTTGATCAGGAGCGTTCTACTGCAGAGCTGATGGAAAATGCAAAAAAATTGGGTCGTGAATTTGTTATTCAGGTTACAGGAAAAGTAATCGAAAGAGTAAGCAAAAACCCCAACATTCCAACAGGAGAAATTGAAATTTTAGTTGAAAAATTAACGGTTTTAAATGAATCACAACTTCCTCCTTTTACGATTGAAGATGAAACGGATGGTGGTGAAGAATTAAGAATGAAATACCGTTATTTAGATATCAGAAGAAATCCGGTAAAAGATAAATTGGTGTTCCGCCACAAAATGGCACAGAAAGTAAGAAATTACCTTTCAGACAACGGGTTTATTGAGGTTGAAACTCCGGTTTTAATCAAATCTACGCCTGAAGGAGCGAGAGATTTCGTAGTTCCAAGCAGAATGAATCCGGGACAATTCTATGCATTGCCACAGTCTCCACAGACTTTCAAACAATTATTGATGGTTGGAGGAATGGACAAATATTTCCAGATTGTAAAATGTTTCCGTGACGAAGACTTAAGAGCCGACAGACAGCCGGAATTTACACAAATCGACTGTGAAATGGCTTTCGTAGAGCAGGAAGATGTGATGAATGTTTTTGAAGGAATGACGAAAACGTTGTTGAAAGACATCACTGGTCAGGAATTCGGAGATTTTCCAAGAATGACTTTTGCAGATGCTATGCAGAAATATGGAAACGACAAACCGGATATCCGTTTCGGAATGGAATTCGTGGAACTGAACGATTTAGTAAAAGGAAAAGATTTCAAAATATTCGATGAAGCAGAATTGGTTGTCGGAATCAATGTTGAAGGATGCGCAGAGTATACGAGAAAACAAATCGACGAGCTTGTTGACTGGGTAAAAAGACCACAGATCGGAGCTTCAGGAATGGTTTGGGTGAAATTCCAGAATGATGGAGTGAAAACTTCTTCTGTAAACAAATTCTACAACGAGGAAGACTTAACGAAAATTATAGAAAAGTTTGGAGCAAAAGAAGGGGATTTAATGTTGATTCTTTCAGGAAATGAGCACAAGGTAAGAACTCAGCTTTCTGCTTTGAGAATGGAGCTTGGAAATCGTTTAGGATTAAGAAAAGGGAACGAATTTGCACCACTTTGGGTAGTCGACTTCCCGTTATTGGAATTTGATGAGGAAAGTGGACGTTACCATGCTATGCACCATCCCTTCACCTCTCCAAAGCCTGAAGACATCCATTTATTGGAAACAGATCCGGGAAAAGCAAGAGCCAATGCTTATGACATGGTTTTGAACGGAAACGAAATCGGTGGAGGTTCTATCAGAATTTTTGATAAAGATCTTCAGTCTAAAATGTTTGATCTCTTGGGATTCTCAAAAGAAGAAGCAGAAGCCCAGTTTGGATTCCTGATGAATGCCTTCAAATACGGAGCTCCGCCTCACGGTGGTTTGGCTTTCGGGTTTGACCGTTTGGTTGCAATTCTTGACGGAAATGAGGTAATCAGAGATTATATCGCTTTCCCTAAAAATAATTCAGGACGTGATGTAATGATCGATGCCCCTGCAGCTATTGCGAATGAGCAACTCGATGAACTGGAATTGCAATTGAATTTAAAAGCATAAATTAGAAGCGGAGATTTTTTCTCCGCTTTTTATTTGCTAAACTTAATAATCATGAATGAAGAAATTCTTATTTAAATTACTGTAATTCCTCACTTAAATTTTATTTTAGACAAAGCCAATGTTGACGAAAATAATTTTAATAAAACAATTGAATACCTCAATAACAAATCAAAATTAAAAGCAATTTAAAAAACAGAAAAAGCGAAGAATTTTTCTTCGCTTTATATAAAATTTCAATATTAAATTAATTTACAAATATCCATTCTGCACCAACCAAGCGGTGATTCTTTTCAACGTAAGTGAATTCGGATCTACAACAGACGACGAAAATTTTACATTATCTTTTTGCGGAATCGCAACCACCCTTCGAACATTATCTTTTGCCGAAAACAACTCAAAATTTTGAGCATTATTTCCTCCTGCAAAACTTACTTTAGCGACCAACACCCCATTGGGAATAAAAAATTCATAAGAATCTTGTCCGCCAACATTTCCTGTAGAAGTAAAGAAACCTATTTTTTCTACACCTTGTTCAATAGATTTATCCTGCTTTAATTCTATTGGCCAGCTTTTGTTGCGCGACACCAAGGTATAATTTACAGCTGTTCTTGGGGAAACACCTTTTGAAGCAATAAGTTCTGTTACCTTCCCTTCATTTAGAGTATTTCCGTCAATAATTCCACCTTTTCCGATTAGGTTTACAAAACCTTTTTCCATTCCTAATGTGGATAATTTAAAAATTCCAACCTGATTTGTAGGTAAAAAAGTAAAGCGGTAAAACATAGTTGCATTGTCATTTTTATCACCCTCAAATTCCGTACTCAAAACAGCGATAACTAATTTTTCGCCACCCATCGAATATAGATTAAAATTTTTCGTAAGTCCAAAATTTTGCTTTTGTACTTCGACTTTTCCTATTTTATTACCATCTATAGCGATAATATTATTTTTATATTCTACTTTTTGAGCATATAATATAATGTTGATTCCAACAATAAATAAAAAATTTAAGATAGTTTTCATTAATTATAATTTTTCGTTGCAAAATACAAATAATAAAGCAAGCAAACTAAAAAGGATAACATCTTGATTTACGGCAACTTCGCCACCAAACTCTCTGGCAACATTTTTAAAATAAAATAAATCATTTTCCATTTAAAATTAGGAACAATAGTAAAGGAATTTCCTGCATTCACAATGAATTTTGCCACATACTCAGGTTCCATTATTAAAGATTCATTCAGTTGCAACCCTTTATTAATCTTCGTTCTGATGTAGCCAATTACCAAAGCATTTACTTTTATATTCCTTGAAGCCAGTCCCTGTCTCAATCCGGCCAGATAAGTAGTAAAAGCTGCTTTGGTACTTCCATACACAAAATTACTTTTTCGTCCTCTTACTCCTGAAAGTGAAGAGAGTCCGATAATTCTTTCTAAATTTTTATTACTTATATCCGTTGCGATAATATTCAGAATAGAGACGGCTCCCATATAGTTCACCAACATCATTTGTTGTGCTCCTTTAAAATCTTTCAACGCTTTTTCATTATCTACTAAAAATCCCGCCGCATAAACGACAATATTAGGCTTTACCGGAAGTTCACTGTAAAATTTCTGATGGAAATCAAAATCAACAGAATCAAAATATAAAACCGTAACCTTAGAATCAAAACGATTTTCAGCAACAAAGTCTTTCAGAGAATCTGTATTTCTGGAAGCAGCCATTACCCAAAATCCTTTTTTGATATATTGTTTGATACATTCTTTAGCAACATCAGAGTTTGCACCTAAAATAAGGACGGTTTTATTCGTGTTTTGATTCATTGGGCAAAGATAAATTAAACTATAATAACACCAATACAGCATTAACAAACATAAAGCTTGGGCATAACAATGTCATTTCGACGAAGGAGAAATCTTTTGTTTACTTTTCTATTATAATTCTTCACTACGCTACGCTTCATTCAGAATGACAATAGAAAATAGCCATCTCGTGAAATAAGGAATTTCATATTTGGAGAAAGCCTTGTGTATATTTCTTACTAATGATATAAAAAATTTTCGGCGGGGTGAGCTTTGCTCACCCCGCCGAAACAAGGTATTTTTTTTAAATAAAGAGAATTAGTTTTTCTCTTCAACTTCTTTTTTGTCAGTTGCTTTTTCAGCAGTTTTAGCTTTGTCTCCGAAGCGAGCTTCTGTAAGATCCTTAGAGATTGCAGCTTTTTCAAATTTAAGCTTTCCTGATAATGTCTCAATAACATAACCATCGTCCTGAACCTGAGCAATTCTTCCGTGAAGTCCTGAAGTAAGTACTACCCTGCTTCCCACTTTTAAATTTTCCTGAAAGTTTTTTTCTTTTTTCTGCTTTCTTTGCTGAGGAAGAATTATTAAAAGGAAAAAACCAACCATCATAACTCCCATTATGATCATCATGTTTCCCCCTCCTCCTGGTTGAGCCTGTAAAAAAATTGATAATAAACTCATGATATTATGGTTGAATGTTTGCTGTGAATGTTAATTTAATAGGCGCTTTTTCCACATTAGCAAAAACATCAGCATATTTATTTACTGCTCCGTCAAAGTTGGTGGAATCAAAATGCAAAGTGATTTTTCCTTTTTTACCAGGTAAAATCGGCTCTTTTGTAAAATCAGGAGCTGTACATCCGCAACCAGGCTTTACTTCAGAAATTACTAAAGGATTAGTTCCTGTATTTGTAACTTCATATACATGTTCTACTTTATCTCCTTTTTTTACTTTTCCGAAATCAAAATTACTTTCAGATAAAGCAATAGTTGTTAAAGGTTGGTTTGAAGCAGGAGCAGGAGCTGCATGTTCATCAGAAACTGGAGTCACCGAAGATGACCTTTCTGATTGTTTTATTAAAGAATCATGATGGCTCTTATCTATTGATGGAATTCCCTCTTGAGCTTCTTTATTTTCTTTTTTACAAGAAACCAAACCAAAGCCTATAATAGACAAAGCGATAATGGATAATGTCTTTTTCATGTTAAATTCTATTTTGATCTTTACAATATTTATCTAAAATTCCATTAATAAATATATTGGATCTGTCTGTAGCAAATACCTTTGCAATCTCAATATACTCATTGATAATAACTTTTGAAGGGGTGAAAGGAAAATTATCAAGCTCCGAAATAGCTGTAGATAAAATCACTTTATCCATTAAAGAAACTCTTTCCAAATCCCAGTTTTCCAGTCTTTCTTCCAGTTTTTTCTCATTATTTTCCCAGCTATCCAGTGTATTTCTCAACAATTTCATGGCGAAAGTCTTGTCCTCATCATCTTTAATCATTTTAATTAAAGTTCTGCTTTCTTCATCCTCTTTCAGGAAACCAATGGTTTTTTGTACCATAGAGTTCGCAATGTGAATATCATCATACCAGGAAAGTTCTTTATCTCCAAGATAATCGTGGAAATCATCATTTTCAGCAATATATCTTAAAAATAATTTACCAATGAACTTCTGATCTTCCTCAAAAGAATATCCTTCTTCTTTCATAAAATCCTGATAACGTTTTCCTGCAGTAATTCTCTGGAAAGTTTTCACCAATAAATCATCATGCAGATCCCATTTCAATTGTTTATGCTGTCCTGTAAAAAATAATCTTTCAGGATTTTCTTCTAATTTAATTAAAACTTGATTGTTGATGAATTTTTGATTAGGATTGATATCAGACTCTGTTTTAATGTATTTATTTTTACCAATCTCAATTTGATTCTCTGCCAATTCTTTTAGAGAAACTAAAAAATTCAGTTGATAGATGTATAAATAATAGATTTTCTCTATTCCAGAGAACATATTTTTCTCTAATACATCAAATTTAACAGGGTTCTGGTAATATGAATACACAGTCTGTACTACTTTTTCACGGATTTGTCTTCTTCCTAACATTCAAAGAGCTTTTAATGAGTGCAAAGATACAAAATTTAAAATTTATGAAATTCGTAGTCTGATGACATTTTTGTAATTTTGTAAAACTTTATGAAAGCGCTGAAAACCTTAAACCCCTATTTTTGGAAACACAAAATACTATTATTTTGGGGAGTCCTATTTATCATTGCCAGTAATTTTTTCAACATATATAAAGTCCAGTTTGTAGGTAAATCGGTAGATGAACTTACAAAAAACGGTAATCTCGGTTTCAATCAGCAGGTTTTGATTTATGTTGCCATTATTGTAGGCTGTTCTTTATTAACAGGATTTTTCACCTTCATGATGCGTCAAACCATTATTGTGGCATCCAGAAGAATTGAATATGAGCTTAAAAATAAAATCTATAGACACTATCAGGATTTATCTTTAACGGATTACAAGCAAACAACCATCGGAGATTTAATGAACAGATTAAGTGAAGATGTTGTTGCGGTAAGAATGTATTTAGGACCTGGGGTAATGTATGTAGCAAACTTAATTGTTCTTGTGATTATCACGGCCATATATATGGTAAAAACAGACGCTTCAATGACAATGTGGACATTGCTGCCTCTCCCAATTCTATCCTATGCTATATATAAAGTAAGTTCAATTATCAACAAAAAATCGAAAATCATGCAGAAAAGCCAGTCTGCCATTTCTACTTTTGTTCAGGACAGTTTTTCAGGAATCCGTGTTGTAAAGTTCTTTGCCAAAGAAAAATATATTGAAAGAAATTATGGAATAAAAGTCACGGATTATCAAAACAAAGCCCTTGATTTGGCAAAAACGGAAGCCTATTTCTTTACCATCATATTATTTGTCATCGGATTATTAAATGTTGCTATTATTTTAATCGGAGGACAAAAATATATTGACGGACAATTAAGTATCGGGAAAATTGCAGACTTTTTTATGTATATCAATACTCTGATCTTCCCATTTTCCATGGTAGGCTGGGTAACTTCAGTTAATCAGCGCGCGGAAGCTTCCATGCAGAGAATTAATGAATTCATGGATAAAAAGTCTGAAATCATCAATACTAATTTTGAAACCTATCTTATCCAGGGCAATATTGAATTCAGAAACGTGTCTTATGTTTATCCAAATACGGGAATCAAAGCATTAGAAAATTTAAGTTTCACGGTAAAAGCCGGAGAGTCTTTAGCAATTATGGGGAAAACCGGAAGCGGAAAATCTACCATTGCTCTTTTATTATGCAGATTAATTGATCCTACCGAAGGAGAAATTTTAATTGACGGCAAAAACCTTAAAGAGCACAACTTAGAAAACTACAGAAATTTCATCGGATACATTCCTCAGGAAAGCTATCTTTTCTCGGATTCCATTGAAAACAATATAGGTTTTGCGATCGATCATCCAAGTCATGAAAAAGTAGTTGAGTACGCTAAAATTGCCGATGTTAATAAAAATATCATAGAGTTTAAAGACCAATACAAAACCATGGTCGGTGAACGCGGAGTTATGCTTTCGGGAGGACAAAAACAAAGAATTTGTATTGCAAGAGCCTTGATTAAAGATCCAAACATTATAATTTTTGACGATTCTTTATCTGCTTTAGACACCGAAACCGAGCAGAATATTTTAGAAAATATTGACAGAAAAATTCAAAACGCAACTTCCATAATTATCACGCATAGAGAGTCTAGCGCACAAAAAGCTGATAAAATCATTAATCTTACCGAAATTGCAAATTCTGTAACCGCTTAGCCGTTTCGTTCTCAATTGTTAAATAAATCATAAAAAAAATTTTGTGATTAAAAGAAAACTTTTATATTTGTTCTTAACAAGATTAAAAAATATCTAACAATGAGTGAATACAAGGAACGCCATGAAAATGAAATTTTCACTAAGGTGTTAAAAGCAGGGAGAAGAACTTATTTCTTTGATGTGCGCGAGACGAAAGCAGGAGATTATTATCTTACAATTACTGAAAGTAAGAAGAACTTCGGAGAGAATGGAGAAGCAACATTCGAGAAGCATAAAATTTACCTTTATAAGGAAGATTTTAAAAGTTTTCAGGAGATGTTTAATGAGTCCACAGATTTCATCATTAACGAGAAGGGTGAGGATGTAATTTCAGAAAAACATGATAAAGACTTCAAAAGCAAATCATATACCATAGATTCTGACGACGAAGTTTAAAAAAGAATACTAAAAACACAAGCATCTGAAAAAGGTGCTTTTTTTATTGATACACTTTTCCGTTCCCAACAACATTTATATTTTCAGACTTTCATCTTGAAAGCATTAATACATAAACTTACACACAAATGAAAGCAAGAATTAGCATTCTACCTTTATTAATATGCTTATTTTCCAATTTTTATCTCGCACAAACATTACCCACAAAACAAAAAGAATATATTATTTTCAGGCAAAAACTAATTTTCGAAGACCCTCTGAACATATCATCCGATGAGGTACTTAATGAATTAAGAGAAGTTACTAAAAACTGGCATGACAGCGTAAAAGTTTACAAAGAAGGAAAATTATATGTGGAAGATTTCTATGTAAAAGCCGGAGACAACATTAATCTAGACATATTCAGTCAGCATCTTTCCAGCAGGATTAATGGATTTTACACTCCATATCCACCCGAAAAAATAAAATCTATTATACAAAGGTTTACAGAGAAAAACACCTCAAATTACATTCCTGCGATGCAGATTCAGAATAATACCCATAATCCTTTTTTGCTTGCAATATCCAATGGATATGCAGATCCGAAAATGATGCGTGAAATATATATTAACAGATTACTGAAAGAACTTCCTGCAGATTGCATACCTGTACTGAGACACAACAAAGAGTATAACAAATGGACATTAGCTGCTATTCAATATAACACCAAAGAAAAAAACTTTATTCCCACCACTATGTTTGATAAAGTGGTAAAAGATCATAATAAGGTAATAATTCATGTAAAGAAAGAATATTGGGAAACCATCGCAACAATTATTCGTAAAAATCCATATCCTATTTTCAGTGTTGTACATCAAAATTTTAACTTAATAGCCGATTTGTACAAAGAAGCTCTTAACGTCAAAAAGGGAATTATTAGCCTTGAAACATCATCAGAAGAAACCGCAGAAGAGTTTTATGAAGCAGTCTCAAATCAATATACTCAATATAAATTTTTAATTGAGTATCAAAACATACACAAATTATAAGATTTTATCCCTTCATAATTATATTTAGAATACTCAGAAAATTTTAAACAATTAGAATATTAATAGAGTTCATATTTATATACAATAAATTTAATATGTAACAAAAACATGAACTAAGAATAATTAATAACGAACAGTTTATGATAAATAGAAATTAATAAATGGTAAATTAAGCCATTATAGAAATAAAAAAAATCCTGCTAAATCTAGCAGGATTTTCGATTTTTGGGTGAATGATGGGTCTCGAACCCACGACCTTCGGAACCACAATCCGACGCTCTAACCAACTGAGCTACAATCACCGTTTTGTGAGTGCAAATATAGAGAAGATTTTTCAATTACCAAACAATTCCATCAAAATTTTTCAAAGAAATTAGCTTTTCTGACGTAAAGCCCTCAGCATAAGCAACTCCCGACAAACGCCCTAAATCCTGAGCTCGGTAAGTTAAACTCTCATAAAAGTCTTTTGATGTAATAGGTGTCTCGGGTTCTTTAGAAGACGGATCATAGAACTGAGTTTTGAAAGCCATACATGCAGCCACTTTTTTATCCAAATGCTCCGAAATATCAATGCAGAATTCCGGGGTTATATTTTTCCATTGAATATAATGGAAAATATGCTTCGGTCTCCACACTTCCTGATTTTCTCCATCCAAAACTGTTTCAATTTTCCTCAATCCGGCTAAAAAGCACGCATCCGACACTAATTTCGCTCCTTTTGCATGATCTGGATGTCTGTCATCAATCGCATTCGCTAAAACGATTTCTGGCCTGTATTTTCGGATCATTTTTACAATCCTCATCTGATATTCTTCAGAATTTTCCAAAAAGCCATCCTTCATTCCTAGATTTTCACGTGCTGATACTCCTAGAATTTTTGCAGCATCCATTGCTTCTTTTTTTCTCATTTCTTCCGTTCCTCTTGTTCCCAGTTCTCCTCTGGTAAGATCTACAATGGCACAGGTTTTACCTTCTGAAATTAATTTAGCAATAGTTCCGCCACATCCAAGTTCTACATCATCAGGATGTGCTCCAAAAGCAAGTATATCTATTTTCATATCCTCAAAGATAAGATTTAAAACAAAAACTTCCCAAACGAAACGAATGGGAAGTTTTGATGATATTAATTCAAATTATTTATTGATTTCTGCATTCAATTTTACAGCATCCTGATAAGTAGGATCTAATTGAACAGATTTAGCAACATAATCTTTCGCTTTTGCCAGATCTGAATCCTTACTCATATATGCGACAGCAAAATAAGCATATGCAAGAGTCTGCTTATTCGCTTCTTTATCTGCAGGTTTTACTGTATTGATGAATTTCTCATAAGCCATTTTTGCGGCATCATTATTTCCGGCTTGCTGATAAGAATATCCCTGACTGTAATAAGCAGGAGCCCAATCAGGAAGAAGCGCGCTCATTTTCTGCCACGTTACGATAGCTCCGTTCCAGTTTTTAACATCCTGATAAGCTGTTGCTAACTTAAATAAAGCATCTGAATCTTGTGCGTTTGCAGCAACTTGTTTTTTAAGAGCTTCAATTGTCGGGTTTGTCGGTCCTGCATCTACAGCTGCCTGCGAAGCTCCACCACCTGAAATTTTCATCAATTCGACATCCCATTTCATTGTCTCATCTTTAGCAGCTTTTGCAATCGCAATTTTTTGTTGTGCTTCATTTGTTAAAGCGGTTTTCTTGGCTGCATCTTTTTCAGTTTTTGCCAATCCTGCTGCAATAAGACCTTGTAATCCCTGATCTGCAGGCTGAACTCTTGATTTCTCAGCCTGAGATACAAAATTATCCATGTTTTGTTTAGCTTCCACATAGTTACCCTCAGCGAATAACTGATATGCTCTTAATTTAAACTTAATCGGATCATTAATCTTATCAAATATTTTATCCAAAACCTGCTTAGAGTTGACAAAATCTTCATTTGTAAAATAAAGTTTGGCAATTTCTAACTGAGTATACGGATCTTCATCTGCATATTTTGTATAGTTAATAAGGTCCTGAGTCGCTTTATCATTTTGCTGATATCTGATATTATAAGCAGCCATTGCTTTATAAGCAGGTGCATAAGAAGGATCTGTAGCAATAGCTTTTTCAATGCTTGTTTTAGCCTGCTGCCATTGTTGAGCCGCCATCCACAAAGTTCCTATTCTGGTATAAACAGAAGCCTTATTGGTTGCTAATGGTAAAGCTTTATCATAAGCCGTCATTGCATCTCCTGGAATTCTTTTTAATCTGTAAGCATCCCCTAATGTATAATAATAGTAGGCAGGAACTCCTTTTTTCTGTGCTTTTTCTACAGCTTTATTCAAATAATCTATAGCAAGATCTGGCGCATTATTTTTTTCAAATAAAGTTAAAGCTTCCGCCGCTCTGAAAAGAACTTCAGCGTCTTTTTCCTTAGAATCTGCAACTACTTTCTGAATTTCGGCAATAGCAGACTTGTCTCCTTTACCTAATTTAACTGTAGCCAGACCAATTTTATTTAAATAACTTTTAGCATCAGCGGCCAAACCTTTATTAAAATTTTCTGTAGCTGCTGCAAAATCGGGTTCACCTTGTCTTAGAAAAGTGTTCCCTAAGTAAAAATAGTTTTCTGCCTTAGGTTCTTTAGCAATCATTTGAGTGAAATTTGTCTTTGCCTGAGCAAATTTATCACTGTCTATACTATTAATACCATCCTGCAATGTCTGTGCTGTTGCGAAGCTGGTAAAAAATACTACTGCTGCTCCTAAAGCAATCTTTTTTACATTCATAATCATTATATCTTTCATTTTATATTTGTAAATTAAAAACCTAGAATAATCTAAAGACAATTTTCAGACCAAAATAAATGATTAATGTCATGAAAATTATTTTTATTATATATTTTTAACGCATTTGAACCTCTCTTTTATAGATATTGTAAGGTTGTAACCCTTCTTTCTGAACAATCATTTGTCCTAGCTGCGTACAAGAAAATCTTATAAAGCCATTAGCAATATTAAAGTTACCTTCATTAGCTAAAAAATACAGTATTCTGGTAAACGGATATTTCATCTCCCTCATTCCAGAATAATCGGGGGTATAAAGTTGCCCTTTATTCTCTACCTTCAGAATTTTAACTTTATTTCTTAATTCTATAGAAGCTTTATCATAAGGTCTGCTAAATGTATTCAATCCAATAACCCCTATTTTATTAGGAAATTTATTCAGTTCTTCAATAAGATTTTTACTTCCCGGAATTACTGAAAATTTAAGATCTTTAGGTTCTTTATGAAGTTTTTGGGCCACAAAATTCAAATTACTTGAATTGGTTCCGTCAAAAATAAATTCTTTTTCTTCTGATTGTAATCCTTTTTCGATTTCGTCCATAGAAACTGACTTTTTAGACGAAGTATTAGGAACTACAAATACAACTGCGTCTGCAGCAAATTTAGCCGGCAAAAACTTGAGCTCTACTTGTTTTTCATATTCTTTTATTTCATCAGGAGAAAGCTCTTTCGACATCACAACAATTCTCGCTTTACCATTTAATAAATCAAGAAATCCTAAATCTTCCTTTTTTGTTACTACTTTCAACTTTGTTTCAGGATAATTAATCATATATCCTTCTGCCAAGGCTTCTGTAACACTTTGGAAAGATTCGTCAGTAAGAATGGTAAGATCTCCTTTATTGTATGATGGTGAACTTTCTTTTTTCTTTGAACAGCCTGAAAGAATAGTTATAACAATTATTAAAGCTATTTTAAGAGAATTATTCATCTTTATTTTTTTTTTAGTTGGGATATTGCTCTGTAAATTCTAAATATCCCGTAAAGTACCAAAACAGCCCCCAATGGATAGGCAATTGTCGGTTCTAAGGTAACTACAAAGAACTTGTAAATAATTACAACAATACCTAAAACAATATAAAAAAATCCTGTTATTAAGGATAACCACTTGAACATCATAAGACAAAAATACCAAAAAAAATAAAAAGAGAAGCAATCGCTTCTCTTTTTTAGATATTATTTAATATTAAAAATAAATTATTCTGGTGGTTGCATTGCTAGAGGTAGTCTATATCTGTAACGTACAGACTGGCCATTGATCTTAGCAGGCGC is a window of Candidatus Chryseobacterium colombiense DNA encoding:
- a CDS encoding tetratricopeptide repeat protein produces the protein MKDIMIMNVKKIALGAAVVFFTSFATAQTLQDGINSIDSDKFAQAKTNFTQMIAKEPKAENYFYLGNTFLRQGEPDFAAATENFNKGLAADAKSYLNKIGLATVKLGKGDKSAIAEIQKVVADSKEKDAEVLFRAAEALTLFEKNNAPDLAIDYLNKAVEKAQKKGVPAYYYYTLGDAYRLKRIPGDAMTAYDKALPLATNKASVYTRIGTLWMAAQQWQQAKTSIEKAIATDPSYAPAYKAMAAYNIRYQQNDKATQDLINYTKYADEDPYTQLEIAKLYFTNEDFVNSKQVLDKIFDKINDPIKFKLRAYQLFAEGNYVEAKQNMDNFVSQAEKSRVQPADQGLQGLIAAGLAKTEKDAAKKTALTNEAQQKIAIAKAAKDETMKWDVELMKISGGGASQAAVDAGPTNPTIEALKKQVAANAQDSDALFKLATAYQDVKNWNGAIVTWQKMSALLPDWAPAYYSQGYSYQQAGNNDAAKMAYEKFINTVKPADKEANKQTLAYAYFAVAYMSKDSDLAKAKDYVAKSVQLDPTYQDAVKLNAEINK
- a CDS encoding substrate-binding domain-containing protein; its protein translation is MNNSLKIALIIVITILSGCSKKKESSPSYNKGDLTILTDESFQSVTEALAEGYMINYPETKLKVVTKKEDLGFLDLLNGKARIVVMSKELSPDEIKEYEKQVELKFLPAKFAADAVVFVVPNTSSKKSVSMDEIEKGLQSEEKEFIFDGTNSSNLNFVAQKLHKEPKDLKFSVIPGSKNLIEELNKFPNKIGVIGLNTFSRPYDKASIELRNKVKILKVENKGQLYTPDYSGMREMKYPFTRILYFLANEGNFNIANGFIRFSCTQLGQMIVQKEGLQPYNIYKREVQMR